A DNA window from Elephas maximus indicus isolate mEleMax1 chromosome 17, mEleMax1 primary haplotype, whole genome shotgun sequence contains the following coding sequences:
- the LOC126061152 gene encoding olfactory receptor 151-like, with the protein MPAENHSTVTEFILGGLTNRPELQLPLFFLFLGIYMVTLVGNLGMITLICLNSQLHIPMYYFLSNLSFVDMCYSSVNTPKMLVNFVSEKNSISYAGCMSQLYFFLVFVVAEAYMLTVMAYDRYVAICSPLLYNIIMSHQICSMLVAVVYIMGLIGSTIQTGLVLKLSYCESLISHYFCDILPLMKLSCFNTYDIELTVFFLAGFNITVTSSTVLVSYAFILSSILHIRSTEGRSKAFSTCSSHLTAVGIFYGSTAFMYLKPSRASSLAQENVASVFYTTVIPMLNPLIYSLRNKEVKDAMQKTLRRKLS; encoded by the coding sequence ATGCCTGCAGAAAATCACTCTACTGTGACAGAATTCATTCTAGGAGGATTAACAAATCGGCCAGAGCTCCagctccctctcttcttcctctttctaggGATCTACATGGTCACCTTGGTGGGGAACTTGGGCATGATCACGCTCATTTGTCTGAATTCCCAGCTTCACATCCCTATGTACTATTTCCTCAGCAATTTGTCATTTGTAGATATGTGCTACTCCTCTGTCAATACTCCTaaaatgctggtgaactttgtgtcagagaagaacagcaTATCTTATGCAGGGTGCATGTCACAGCTCtactttttccttgtttttgtcgtTGCCGAGGCTTACATGCTgacagtgatggcctatgaccgctatgttgcCATCTGCAGCCCTTTGCTTTATAACATCATTATGTCCCATCAAATCTGCTCCATGCTAGTGGCTGTGGTCTACATCATGGGGCTCATTGGCTCAACGATACAGACAGGCCTCGTGTTAAAACTGTCCTATTGTGAGAGCCTCATCAGTCATTACTTCTGTGACATCCTCCCCCTCATGAAGCTCTCCTGCTTTAACACCTATGACATTGAGCTGACAGTTTTCTTTTTGGCTGGATTCAACATCACAGTCACCAGTTCAACAGTCCTTGTCTCCTATGCCTTCATTCTCTCCAGCATCCTCCACATCAGGAGCACAGAGGGTAGGTCCAAAGCCTTCAGCACCTGCAGTTCCCACCTTACAGCAGTGGGAATCTTCTATGGATCTACTGCATTCATGTATCTAAAACCTTCCAGAGCCAGTTCCTTGGCCCAGGAGAATGTGGCCTCTGTGTTCTACACCACAGTGATCCCCATGTTGAACCCCCTTATTTATAGTCTGAGGAACAAGGAGGTGAAGGATGCCATGCAGAAAACACTGAGAAGAAAACTGTCTTAA